The window TTCCATAGGTATATTCGGTAATGCGATGCTATATTGTTAATCATAGCATTATCTAGATCCCATTAGATCACGGTCTTTTATGGTTGGTGTTTATATTGATTATCGCTAGCCAGTATAGAGCTGTATCTATCGATCTCCTTTAAAACCCTTTCGAGTATCTCTATAATTGTTTTCATAGATCTATTATCTCTATTCTTTATTGCCTCCTCAAGCCTAGAGATCCAGGGTAGCACGTGTTCTCTATAGATTATATTTAAGGCCTTTATAGCCTCTCTAGCTAGCTCCCTATCTCCCTTGATATATGCATATGCTATTTTAGCTAGGATGAGAGATAGGAATTCAAGTTCTACAGATAGATGATCAGACATCTCCCCAACCTCTCTAACCCCGAAGGCTCTGTAGAGGCTTCCAAGTGTTGCTTTGAGGACTATGGGATCGCCTCCCATATATGCTGATTCATATAGGGGGATCCCTATGGGGTGTAGCTTAGCAACTAGATCTCTATCTATAGATATATCCCCATAGATCTTCTTAGCAGCGATCTCTAACCCCTCCTGGCATCTAGGCATGTGATTGGGGTTTTCTGAGAAGCATTTAGCAAGATTATTATATATTGTGGCAAGCTCTATGAGCTCTGTGACATATGTGTCTATAGAAGCCATCGCCTATCCCTCAAGCTTTGCTAGGAGAAGATCTGATATTGCCTTTCTACCGCCCCTCTCACCTCTTCCACCCTCCCATATGGCGAATGCTATGTAGAAGAGATCTCCTGGCCTAAGATCTATCTCCCCTAGATCCTTATCAGAGGCTCTCAAAGGCTTTGCAAGAACAACACTCCAAACACCGTTAACCCAAACGCCTTTTCCAGATGCATCCTGGGTTCTGAATGGTGTGATCGTCCCTGGGCCCCTCCCAACCAACTTGGCCACGGGGGATGCTCTCTTAGGCTCTGACATTATATTCCCAGCTCTTAGACCTGCTAGCCATTTTAGGGCTTCTTGAGGCATTTCAGAAAGCCTAGCCGGCTTACCCTCATTGGCTATTGTTCCCGAATATGGTGGGTATCCGTCTATAGCTATGTTGGGATATAGATCCTCGATCTCCATCCTCCCCTTATCAACATCGGCTTGCCAATCAGCCCTCCAATTCAGAATCGTTGCTGGATAGCTTTTAGAACCCATCTGCCAAGCCCTGGAAAGCTCTTCACCAGGTATCCCATAGGGGAGCAGCATAACTGCACATTGATCCGCGAATCTATTGATATCGAGGACATCCACGTTAGCCTCCCTATCGAGCCACTCAAGTCTAAATGCTATATATTCACCATCATGAAGAGCCCTAACCCTCACACTATTAACAGCTGGGGTTGGGTTCAATGGATATGTCATTGTCTGCCCCACAAGCTCTACATTATACTCTCTGGAGAGGCTCCACAGATTAGATGTAGGATCTATAGGCGCCTTATCAACCCTTTTAACAACTATATGTGGCGTTGGTATAGCTATTTGGGCAGGGGTTTGGATGGTGGGTGTAGCAGTTGTTGGTGTTGCCACAGGGGTTCTCTGGATGGGCCTGGGAGCTATTCTTGAGAGAAAGTGAAGGCCAGAAGCTATAGCCCCGATAACCGATGCTCCAATAGCTAGGAAGAGAAGGAATCTCCTTCTATCCCTACTATCTCCTTCAGCCATACGCCACACCCCCTAGGGGTTATTTCTAAGATATAGATTGAGCGCTGGATCATATCTAGGCCTTATATAGACAGGCTCCTTTATAGGAACCCTCACGATCTCGTGGCCCTCCTCATCATAGCCTGCAACATATTCACCATCAATGATCTTGAATTTAGTGTATATCCTGTCAATGCTATTAGCAAGTGTTAGAGCTCCCAGAACCTCTACATCTCTCTTCATAATAGCTGCTATATAGTTATCGATGGCCTCAACACCCATTGGCCCGAAGAGCATTTGTATGAACCTCCTATCAACATGGATCGGTGGTATATAATATATATTGGGCTCTAGACCCAGCTGCGGTAGATGTGGCACAGCAATCCTCTTTATATGTACTAAGAAGTCAACGGGGTTCTCTGGATTAGCGTTTTCTGGAAGACTTATATAGCCGAAGATCCTTATCCTCCCAATGCAGTTTCTAAAGCATCTCGGTATAATACCCCTTTCAAGTGATGGGTAGCAGAAGATACACTTCTCCGAGATCCTTGTCTCAGGGTTATAGAATACCTTCTTATATGGGCAGCCTCTAACACACTCCCTATAACCCCTACATCTAAGCTGATCCACAAGCACTATCCCATCCTCCTGCCTCTTATATATAGCCATTCTAGGGCATGCTGCTAGACATGCTGGGAATGTGCAGTGATTACAGATCCTTGGCATATAGAAATGCCATATCCTGTGGGGATAACCCCTTATATATCTCGTCTTACCATCGACAGGGCTGCTAGCCATATCCTCACCTATATTTGGATTTGCATAGTCATATGGCTCTGGTAGATATCCCAGAACCCTCTCACCAGCCTTGGCAGCCTCGAATATTGTTAGCCCTCTATATACCCATCTATCACCCTCCTTCCTCCATCTCTGAACACCGAGCATGCTGAGGATCCTAACATCGTATCCAAGGGGATAGGATCCCCATGGCTTTGTCTCAACATTGTTCCAGAACATCATCTCCTGACCCTTACCACTGGTCCACGTGGTTTTACATGCTAGGGTACATGTTTGGCATCCAATGCATTTATTGAGATTGAATATCCCAGCAGCCTGTCTCTTAGGCCTTCTAGCCTCGTATGGATACTCCATCTCCCTACCGATCTGCCAGTTATAGACCCTAGGCATTCTACTCCACCTCGACAAAATCGCCTCTTAGATATCTCAGCATATCCTCACTCTCATATCCAGGTCTATAGCCCTTCTTAGCGGGTGGCCACAGATCCTTCCCATCGATCCCACCAGCCTCGAGCTTAACAAGCTTGACAAAGCTCTCCCTAGGAGCCCCTACGGGGCTATGCATATCCAGCGCGAACCCCTTGCCAAGAACCTGGAGGAAGGGTGTTTTCCTAACAAGGCTATCCGTCATAAGTGTTGGCTTAAGCCATGTCCTTACAACGGATTGATGCCCCCCATATCTATAGGAGCTTATATAGAGGGTTCTAGGGTTCATGGCGAGCCTATCCCTCCTCTTCTCATGACCCTCAACCGTTCCATGGCTTGCCATGTAGAAGTTGAACCACACCTTACCATATCCAGGTGGGAGTGAGGGGTTATACTTGGCCCTTGCAACCCAGCGGAACGCCTTATAATCCTCACCCTTTTTATCCCTTCCTATAAAGGGAAGGTAGTTTGGATCTCCCTCTACAAGGATATAATCACCATCATCTATCCCAAGCCTCTTTCCATCAAGCGGGTTTATCTCAACATATCCCTCAGCTATCCATGGCATCCTAGGATCCCTTCTATATGGATCTGCGAATGGTGTGAACACCACAGCATCTATATCTACGCCCGATGCAAAGGTATGTATTAACCCCCTATGCTTGGGGCTTGGAAGGACATGTGTATATCCCAGCCTAGCTAGTGGGTGTTTGGTTGTTTTAACCATATCCCATGGCTTGACAACGTTTCTAACCTGTCTAACCTCCTGATCCGTGTTATTGGGGTCTATACCTAGATCCTCAGGCTTTATAGGCCTAATAGCTGGGTGGGGCTTGGCCACTATAACGTTTGGCTCGTATGGGGTTCCATCGATTGGCTCTCTATATACTGGGAGGTTCTCGCCAGCAGCTATGAACTCGTCCTCTTCGCGGTAGAACTCAAGCCTGCCTGTTTTTGTATGGAATGGTATATCCTCAGCTGTGTTTTCAAAGCCAACTACGATGGGTGTGGTTCTTGTGTGATAGACATATGGAATACCCTGTGAGGATTTTCTATCTAGCTCCTCAAAAGTTAGCCCCCTTGTTGAGGAGCTCATAGATAGCACTCTATTTATGTAGACCTCTACCTTGTTCTCATACACGAATCTCCAGTAGTCCTCAAACCTCTTATCACCTGTGATCTCGCTTAGCTTTTTAGCTATCCCAGCCCATACCTCTAGATCATCTCTTGTATCGAATACCTTCTTCATAGGCGTTCTAACGGCGGAGGCTATGAATGGTGTTGTTGTACTTAGAGCTATATCTGGGAGTTTCCTCTCTAGCCAGCTATCGACGCCAAGCACTATATCTGAGTATTCACAGCTGAGGGTCCAGAACCATTCTAGGGTAACGATCAACTCGATCTTTGGGAGTGTATTTACTATAATGTTATAGGCCCACTTAGCATTCCCGAGGATGGAGTTTGAGTTAGCAAATATCATGGCCTTCGTGGGCGTTGGTATATGGCTCCAGCCTGTGAAAACCCTATTACCTATAGCGAGGATTCTATCTCCATATGCATAGTAGTGAGCCGACTCAGGCTCCCAATACGTCTTTACCCTAGCTGGTTTCGATGGATCTAGCTCTATGTTAAATGGATCCTCTGCTATATATTGTGAAATCCCGTTGAGGAGATCTAGCTTGAAGTTCCCTGCATAGCTCCCAACACTACCAGAGATCTTTCCAACACATCCTACGAGGGATGCGAGGAGAAACACAGCTCTGTCCTTGAGATCTCCGTGGTAGAACTGGTTAACCCCCATACCAGTTGCTATGAGCACCCTACCTCTATGGTTGGCTAATAGCCTTGCAACCTCCACCACAGCCTCCTCGGGAACCTCTGTGATCTCTGACACAGTCTTTGGATCAAAGTTATCTATGACATATCTCTTTATAAGCTCGAACACCGTGGCAACTTTGATTCTTTTGCCATCTACTGTTTCAACCTCATACTCCCCCTCTAAGGCTGGGTCTATGCCTAGAGCCTCTAGATGCCTCCCAATATGATCCCTTGTAATCACTTTCGGCGAGTTGCTCCTGAGATCCCATACCACGAAATCATCTATCTCCTCTCTTAGCCTAGATGGTATATATACCTCGCTCTGAAGATATGGTGGGGGAGGCGCTTCATCCGTTACCCTGGTGTTGTTTTTGAGGGGGTGTGGCCTATAGCCTGGGATGATATCCCTTGCTCTTAGAAGCTTCAGAGTATCGAGTCTAACTAGGAGTGGGAGATCCGTGTATTTCTTTATATAGTCCTCATCATAGAGCCTCTCCTTAATTATAACATGTATAAATCCTAGGGCTAGGGCTGTATCGCTCCCAGGCCTCACTATAAGAACATAGTCAGCCTTATTAGCTGTTGCCTGGTAGTCCATGGAGATTACAACCACCTTAACACCCC is drawn from Sulfolobales archaeon and contains these coding sequences:
- a CDS encoding molecular chaperone TorD family protein; its protein translation is MASIDTYVTELIELATIYNNLAKCFSENPNHMPRCQEGLEIAAKKIYGDISIDRDLVAKLHPIGIPLYESAYMGGDPIVLKATLGSLYRAFGVREVGEMSDHLSVELEFLSLILAKIAYAYIKGDRELAREAIKALNIIYREHVLPWISRLEEAIKNRDNRSMKTIIEILERVLKEIDRYSSILASDNQYKHQP
- a CDS encoding ethylbenzene dehydrogenase-related protein, translated to MAEGDSRDRRRFLLFLAIGASVIGAIASGLHFLSRIAPRPIQRTPVATPTTATPTIQTPAQIAIPTPHIVVKRVDKAPIDPTSNLWSLSREYNVELVGQTMTYPLNPTPAVNSVRVRALHDGEYIAFRLEWLDREANVDVLDINRFADQCAVMLLPYGIPGEELSRAWQMGSKSYPATILNWRADWQADVDKGRMEIEDLYPNIAIDGYPPYSGTIANEGKPARLSEMPQEALKWLAGLRAGNIMSEPKRASPVAKLVGRGPGTITPFRTQDASGKGVWVNGVWSVVLAKPLRASDKDLGEIDLRPGDLFYIAFAIWEGGRGERGGRKAISDLLLAKLEG
- a CDS encoding 4Fe-4S dicluster domain-containing protein; its protein translation is MSRWSRMPRVYNWQIGREMEYPYEARRPKRQAAGIFNLNKCIGCQTCTLACKTTWTSGKGQEMMFWNNVETKPWGSYPLGYDVRILSMLGVQRWRKEGDRWVYRGLTIFEAAKAGERVLGYLPEPYDYANPNIGEDMASSPVDGKTRYIRGYPHRIWHFYMPRICNHCTFPACLAACPRMAIYKRQEDGIVLVDQLRCRGYRECVRGCPYKKVFYNPETRISEKCIFCYPSLERGIIPRCFRNCIGRIRIFGYISLPENANPENPVDFLVHIKRIAVPHLPQLGLEPNIYYIPPIHVDRRFIQMLFGPMGVEAIDNYIAAIMKRDVEVLGALTLANSIDRIYTKFKIIDGEYVAGYDEEGHEIVRVPIKEPVYIRPRYDPALNLYLRNNP
- a CDS encoding molybdopterin-dependent oxidoreductase, with protein sequence MFRLTRRDFLRAASSAALATLFSRFPEEFLAFEFIEPIEPSINPLEQYPNRGWENIYRDIYSPDSSFVFLCAPNCTFICLLRAYSKGGYVLYVDPTYGYGEATDIYGNKVSHRWDPMTCATGAALPRRVYSPRRVKGAYVREGFYRWYRDGFPRDPITGLPPQDYFSGRGREGFIRVSWDEAFEIIARALINIASTYSGEDGQKKLRLQGYPEEMIRKQAGCGVSTIKLRGGMPLCGVFRIAGAYRFANMLALLDAYIRKVDPGRARGARGWDNYAWHTDLPPGHPMVTGYKTFDWHLSNAENADVVVIWGMNWISTKMAAASWLTEARERGVKVVVISMDYQATANKADYVLIVRPGSDTALALGFIHVIIKERLYDEDYIKKYTDLPLLVRLDTLKLLRARDIIPGYRPHPLKNNTRVTDEAPPPPYLQSEVYIPSRLREEIDDFVVWDLRSNSPKVITRDHIGRHLEALGIDPALEGEYEVETVDGKRIKVATVFELIKRYVIDNFDPKTVSEITEVPEEAVVEVARLLANHRGRVLIATGMGVNQFYHGDLKDRAVFLLASLVGCVGKISGSVGSYAGNFKLDLLNGISQYIAEDPFNIELDPSKPARVKTYWEPESAHYYAYGDRILAIGNRVFTGWSHIPTPTKAMIFANSNSILGNAKWAYNIIVNTLPKIELIVTLEWFWTLSCEYSDIVLGVDSWLERKLPDIALSTTTPFIASAVRTPMKKVFDTRDDLEVWAGIAKKLSEITGDKRFEDYWRFVYENKVEVYINRVLSMSSSTRGLTFEELDRKSSQGIPYVYHTRTTPIVVGFENTAEDIPFHTKTGRLEFYREEDEFIAAGENLPVYREPIDGTPYEPNVIVAKPHPAIRPIKPEDLGIDPNNTDQEVRQVRNVVKPWDMVKTTKHPLARLGYTHVLPSPKHRGLIHTFASGVDIDAVVFTPFADPYRRDPRMPWIAEGYVEINPLDGKRLGIDDGDYILVEGDPNYLPFIGRDKKGEDYKAFRWVARAKYNPSLPPGYGKVWFNFYMASHGTVEGHEKRRDRLAMNPRTLYISSYRYGGHQSVVRTWLKPTLMTDSLVRKTPFLQVLGKGFALDMHSPVGAPRESFVKLVKLEAGGIDGKDLWPPAKKGYRPGYESEDMLRYLRGDFVEVE